From a region of the Lactuca sativa cultivar Salinas chromosome 4, Lsat_Salinas_v11, whole genome shotgun sequence genome:
- the LOC111894859 gene encoding GDP-mannose 4,6 dehydratase 2: MASGIHESQSTTIANGVESLKISKRKVALITGITGQDGSYLTEFLLDKGYEVHGLIRWCSNFNTQRIKHIYFDHHNVHKARMKLHYADLTDASSLCHWMNTISPDEIYNLAAQSHVAVSFEIPDYTADVVATGSLRLLEALRCHIATTGRCHVKYYQAGSSEMFGSTPPPQSEDTPFHPRSPYAASKCAAHW, encoded by the coding sequence ATGGCATCCGGTATCCACGAATCTCAGTCCACCACCATTGCCAATGGTGTCGAATCACTGAAGATATCGAAACGCAAAGTAGCCTTGATTACCGGAATCACTGGCCAAGATGGCTCTTACCTTACCGAATTCCTTCTTGATAAAGGATATGAAGTCCACGGTCTGATTCGTTGGTGTTCGAACTTCAACACCCAACGGATCAAACACATCTACTTCGACCATCACAACGTTCACAAGGCACGTATGAAGCTTCACTACGCCGATCTCACGGATGCCTCTTCCCTCTGCCACTGGATGAACACCATTTCCCCCGACGAGATCTACAACCTCGCTGCACAATCACACGTCGCTGTTTCCTTTGAGATCCCTGATTACACTGCTGATGTCGTCGCTACTGGATCTCTACGCCTTCTAGAAGCCCTAAGGTGTCACATCGCCACTACAGGTCGGTGTCATGTCAAGTACTATCAGGCGGGTTCGTCTGAGATGTTCGGATCAACTCCACCACCACAGTCGGAAGATACTCCTTTTCATCCAAGATCGCCTTATGCTGCTTCCAAATGCGCTGCTCATTGGTAA
- the LOC111894858 gene encoding GDP-mannose 4,6 dehydratase 1, which yields MLFRFSCFSCFLSAIRNRHPLPAASEVDELVVFLLSPKHGDEFKACIPTGLYTINYREAYGIFACNGILFNHESPRRGENFVTRKITRAVARIKIGLQRKLFLGNLHASRDWGFAGDYVEAMWLMLQQEKPDDYVVATEESHTVEEFIEKAFVCVGLNWKDHVVIDKQYFRPAEVDNLKGDSSKARKVLGWKPKVGFEQLVKMMVDEDVQLAKREKVLVDAGYMDVSLDIDLMLV from the exons ATGTTGTTCCGGTTTTCTTGCTTCTCCTGTTTCCTCTCCGCAATAAGAAACCGGCATCCGCTGCCTGCCGCCTCGGAGGTTGATGAGCTCGTGGTGTTTCTGTTATCACCGAAGCACGGTGACGAGTTCAAGGCTTGTATTCCGACAGGCTT GTATACAATTAATTATAGGGAAGCATACGGGATCTTTGCGTGCAATGGCATTCTCTTCAACCACGAGTCACCTCGAAGAGGTGAAAACTTTGTGACTAGGAAGATCACAAGGGCAGTGGCCCGGATCAAGATTGGTCTTCAGAGAAAACTGTTCTTAGGTAATTTACATGCTTCAAGAGACTGGGGGTTTGCAGGAGACTACGTGGAGGCAATGTGGCTTATGCTACAACAAGAAAAGCCAGATGACTACGTAGTGGCAACTGAGGAATCACACACAGTGGAGGAATTTATTGAGAAGGCATTTGTGTGTGTAGGTTTGAACTGGAAAGATCATGTTGTAATTGATAAGCAGTATTTTAGGCCTGCAGAAGTTGATAATTTGAAAGGTGATTCCAGTAAGGCAAGAAAGGTTCTTGGATGGAAACCTAAAGTTGGGTTTGAGCAGTTGGTGAAGATGATGGTTGATGAAGATGTCCAGTTGGCAAAAAGGGAAAAAGTTCTTGTTGATGCAGGGTACATGGATGTCAGCCTTGATATTGATTTG ATGTTGGTTTAA